The Paramisgurnus dabryanus chromosome 1, PD_genome_1.1, whole genome shotgun sequence genome includes a window with the following:
- the LOC135778976 gene encoding scavenger receptor cysteine-rich type 1 protein M130-like — MYFTFSDLNVRLVNGGSRCAGRVEVLHDGQWGTVCGNDWDLTDAAVVCKELHCGEPLVIVHFGEGSGPIWMDNVHCNGSESSLKNCTSSGWGVNNCYHSLDIGVICSNLNVRLVNGDRPCGGRVEVLHDGQWGTVCGNGWDLTDAAVVCRELDCGDALGISHFGSGSGPIWMDDLDCNGSESTLINCRSREWGVSDCAHDKDVGVICSNLSVRLVNAESPCAGNVEVLHGGLWVTLCGRVWDMKDAAVVCREMGCGEPLGIAHFGQGSGPIWTERMQCNGSESTLKNCGSSGSAVQYCGHDHDAGVICSKLNVRLVNGGSPCSGRVEVLHDGQWGTVCDDDWDLRDAAVVCKEVNCGEAVQVLYGAHYGPGSGPIWMDEVDCNGSEPTLENCRSSEWGVSDCAHDKDVGVICSDDINNGWSRLVAGSHLCSGRVEMARGNTWMSVCDAVFDDQDAEVVCRELNCGVPVQLLGADTFGKGEGQVWTQEIQCRGNESQINFCPQQSSNKNNCSHDNDVGVICSGYTALRLVNGSDICSGRVERQYFSKWGSVCDECMNMRAANVLCRELNCGIAVSVVGVDWFGEGSGEIWADVFDCQGNETKLSECSISSWSRAESSHKQDVGVICSNSSLSLHDGQVRLSGERECEVEVYIHQVWRRVLLDSWSLTESSVVCRQLGCGSVLNFTNSSSSSDEHSYECVMGFQCSGTEDHLRNCSSPQTLNCSATQQLAITCHSQRSIRLVGSGGDCAGRLEVFHKGSWGTVCDDSWDIKDAHVVCRQLQCGVALSNQPVPAWFGPGSGPIWLDDVNCEGNETSLWSCSSRVWGHHDCNHKEDVGVVCSGKQCTAPYLIYKDNLYKIYLNQKQCSNHLPLRLSGGKGLCSGRLEVYHNSVWGSVCDDLWDIRDAQVVCRQLGCGAALSADGNEAFGAGEGVVWMNRVECRGTEIHLWDCPHVLKNHTDCSHKEQVRLICADLSVSTTSASPSVSQTNRRSVTPPQTPPLFNPPVVVIVLGVLLLLLLVPLLILIQHNREMRRALSKRRYRTQTEAVYEEIDHRHTNTHKHFTRRGSLISEEQHSGYENEDELFSG; from the exons atgtatttcacATTTTCAGATCTGAATGTGAGGTTGGTGAATGGTGGCAGTCGTTGTGCTGGTAGAGTTGAGGTTCTTCATGATGGTCAGTGGGGAACAGTGTGTGGGAATGACTGGGATCTGACAGATGCTGCAGTGGTGTGTAAAGAGCTGCACTGTGGAGAGCCTCTAGTTATTGTTCACTTTGGAGAAGGATCAGGACCAATCTGGATGGATAATGTGCACTGTAATGGATCAGAGTCCTCACTGAAGAACTGTACATCAAGTGGATGGGGTGTTAATAACTGTTATCATAGTCTTGATATTGGGGTCATCTGCTCAA ATTTGAATGTGAGGTTGGTGAATGGTGATCGTCCTTGTGGTGGTAGAGTTGAGGTTCTTCATGATGGTCAATGGGGAACAGTGTGTGGTAATGGTTGGGATCTAACAGATGCTGCGGTGGTGTGTAGAGAGCTGGACTGTGGAGATGCTCTGGGTATTTCTCACTTTGGATCAGGATCAGGACCAATTTGGATGGATGATTTGGACTGTAATGGATCAGAATCCACACTGATAAACTGTAGATCGAGAGAGTGGGGTGTTAGTGATTGTGCTCATGATAAAGATGTTGGAGTTATTTGCTCAA ATTTAAGTGTAAGGTTGGTGAATGCTGAGAGTCCTTGTGCTGGCAACGTGGAGGTTCTTCATGGTGGTCTGTGGGTTACATTATGTGGTCGTGTTTGGGATATGAAAGATGCTGCGGTGGTGTGTAGAGAGATGGGCTGTGGAGAGCCTCTGGGTATTGCTCACTTTGGTCAAGGATCAGGACCAATATGGACTGAACGAATGCAATGCAATGGATCAGAGTCCACACTGAAGAACTGTGGATCAAGTGGATCGGCTGTTCAGTATTGTGGTCATGATCATGATGCTGGAGTCATTTGCTCAA AATTGAATGTGAGGTTGGTGAATGGTGGCAGTCCTTGTTCTGGTAGAGTTGAAGTTCTTCATGATGGTCAGTGGGGAACAGTGTGTGATGATGACTGGGATCTGAGAGATGCTGCAGTGGTGTGTAAAGAGGTGAACTGTGGTGAGGCCGTACAGGTGCTTTATGGGGCTCACTATGGACCAGGATCAGGACCAATCTGGATGGATGAAGTGGACTGTAATGGATCAGAGCCCACACTGGAGAACTGTAGATCAAGTGAATGGGGTGTCAGTGATTGTGCTCATGATAAAGATGTTGGAGTTATCTGCTCAG ATGACATCAACAATGGATGGTCAAGACTTGTTGCTGGTTCTCATTTGTGCTCTGGGAGAGTTGAGATGGCTCGTGGGAACACCTGGATGTCAGTGTGTGATGCTGTGTTTGATGATCAGGATGCAGAGGTTGTGTGTAGAGAGCTGAACTGTGGGGTTCCTGTACAGCTGCTGGGTGCAGATACTTTTGGTAAAGGAGAGGGGCAGGTGTGGACACAAGAGATTCAATGTAGAGGAAATGAATCTCAAATAAACTTCTGTCCACAACAATCTTCAAACAAGAACAACTGTTCACATGACAATGATGTGGGAGTAATTTGCTCTG GTTACACAGCACTCAGACTGGTGAACGGCTCTGATATCTGCTCTGGTCGAGTTGAGCGTCAGTATTTCAGTAAATGGGGCTCAGTGTGTGATGAGTGCATGAATATGAGAGCTGCCAATGTTCTCTGTAGAGAGCTGAATTGTGGGATTGCTGTGTCTGTTGTGGGAGTGGACTGGTTTGGAGAGGGATCTGGTGAAATCTGGGCTGATGTGTTTGATTGTCAGGGGAATGAAACAAAACTCTCAGAATGTTCAATCTCTTCATGGAGTCGAGCTGAATCCTCTCATAAACAAGATGTTGGAGTCATTTGTTCTA ATTCCTCTCTGTCTCTTCATGATGGTCAAGTGAGGTTGtctggagagagagagtgtgaggTGGAAGTTTACATTCATCAGGTTTGGAGGAGAGTTCTGCTGGACTCCTGGAGTCTCACTGAATCCTCTGTGGTCTGCAGACAGCTGGGCTGTGGCTCTGTGCTGAACTTCACTAACTCCTCTTCATCCAGTGATGAACACAGTTATGAGTGTGTGATGGGCTTCCAGTGCTCTGGGACTGAAGATCATCTGAGGAACTGCAGCTCTCCACAAACTCTCAACTGCAGCGCAACACAACAGCTGGCAATCACCTGCCACA GTCAGAGGTCCATCAGGTTGGTGGGTTCTGGTGGAGATTGTGCAGGAAGGCTGGAGGTTTTTCACAAAGGCTCATGGGGTACAGTGTGTGATGACTCCTGGGATATTAAAGATGCTCATGTGGTGTGCAGACAGCTGCAGTGTGGAGTGGCTCTCAGTAATCAGCCAGTACCAGCCTGGTTTGGTCCTGGTTCTGGACCCATATGGCTGGATGATGTGAACTGTGAGGGGAATGAGACGTCACTGTGGAGCTGCTCTTCACGGGTCTGGGGACATCATGACTGTAACCATAAGGAGGATGTAGGAGTCGTGTGCTCAGGTAAACAGTGCACTGCAccatacttaatatataaagacaatttatataaaatatatttaaat CAGAAACAATGTTCAA ATCATCTTCCTCTCAGACTGAGTGGAGGGAAGGGTTTGTGTTCGGGGAGACTGGAGGTTTATCATAACTCTGTGTGGGGTTCAGTCTGTGATGATCTGTGGGACATCAGAGATGCTCAGGTGGTCTGCAGGCAGCTGGGTTGTGGAGCAGCATTGAGTGCTGATGGGAATGAAGCGTTTGGTGCTGGTGAAGGTGTTGTGTGGATGAACAGAGTCGAGTGCAGAGGGACTGAGATTCACCTGTGGGACTGTCCTCATGTCCTGAAAAATCACACTGACTGCTCACACAAAGAACAAGTTAGACTCATCTGTGCAG ACTTGTCAGTTTCTACAACATCAGCTTCTCCTTCAGTTTCTCAGACAAACAGGAGATCAGTGACTCCTCCACAAACTCCTCCTCTCTTCAATCCTCCAGTGGTTGTGATTGTACTGGGAGTTTTGCTCTTACTGCTCTTAGTGCCGCTGCTGATACTGATTCAACACAACAGAGAGATGAGGAGAG CTCTCTCTAAGAGGAGATACAGGACTCAGACTGAGGCAGTTTATGAAGAGATTgatcacagacacacaaacacacacaaacacttcacTCGGAGAG GGAGTCTCATCTCTGAAGAACAGCATTCTGGATATGAAAATGAAGATGAACTTTTCTCAGGTTAA